From one Streptomyces sp. Q6 genomic stretch:
- a CDS encoding S8 family serine peptidase produces MHLPRPPRRRSASWAAAAFTATALVTGVMPAVAADASSTADTAKIDSALSSAVAKGGEAKFFVVLKDQADLTTAKKQSSHAKAAKAAYQALKTTAEDSQKSLAAFLDKEKVGHKDYWIANAVQITGDKDLVEQLAKRSDVKELVKSQTYRLDDIETSDTKVTNARTTATGDAVSDATPDWGISDIKADQVWDKYQDRGEGVVVASVDSGAQYDHPDLVANYRGNNGDGTFTNDYNFYDATDTCATTSTPCDDNGHGTHTMGTMVGKNGIGVAPKAKWMAAKACAGPKGECLDEDTLAAGQWILAPTDHNGQNPRPDLAPNIVNNSWGGGVTTFYQDIVQAWNAAGIFEAFAAGNNGDGKTCSTTRAPGAQDTSYGVGAYNNADAIANFSGFGPSPVDGSAKPNISAPGEDITSAWPTDSYNTIDGTSMATPHVAGSVALLWSAAPELVGKIDETRRLLNEGARDVDDTHCGGTAGMNNVWGEGKLDILASVDAAPHTAVHVSGTVTDKDTGKALNNITVTASNATTGTRTATTGTDGSYRLTLPPGTYDFTLTGYGYQPKTLSGVELTTGSPLTQDVALSAAPSHAVTGTVLDVTGKALAGATIELNGTPLQAVTSGSDGTFTLPKVAEGTYSLHVKPAEPILCNGTSTGSLTVDGDENRTVRLPARTDASGNSCAPASYSWISGSSKVALSGDEDAKTISLPFPVSLYGVKYSSAAVTTDGLINFLSPRIGDYANEALPSATEPNGIVTPLWDDLALDKKSSVQTATTGTAGSRKFAVVWNNVLFSGTTDRATFEAVFDEATGAITFQYQSVAGKGSSATVGIENQAGSDALQYSYNQAVLSAGSAIRIAQGAK; encoded by the coding sequence ATGCACCTGCCCCGACCGCCCCGGCGGAGATCCGCCTCTTGGGCGGCGGCCGCGTTCACCGCGACCGCTCTGGTGACCGGCGTGATGCCGGCCGTCGCCGCCGACGCCTCGTCCACGGCCGACACCGCGAAGATCGACTCGGCGCTGAGCAGCGCCGTCGCCAAGGGTGGCGAAGCGAAGTTCTTCGTCGTCCTCAAGGACCAGGCCGACCTGACGACCGCCAAGAAGCAGTCCTCGCACGCGAAGGCCGCGAAGGCCGCGTACCAGGCGCTGAAGACGACCGCCGAGGACAGCCAGAAGTCGCTCGCCGCCTTCCTCGACAAGGAGAAGGTCGGGCACAAGGACTACTGGATCGCCAACGCCGTCCAGATCACCGGCGACAAGGACCTCGTCGAGCAGCTCGCGAAGCGCTCGGACGTCAAGGAGCTCGTCAAGTCGCAGACGTACCGGCTCGACGACATCGAGACGTCCGACACCAAGGTCACGAACGCGCGGACGACCGCCACCGGCGACGCCGTCAGCGACGCCACCCCTGACTGGGGCATCTCCGACATCAAGGCCGACCAGGTCTGGGACAAGTACCAGGACCGCGGCGAGGGCGTCGTCGTCGCCAGCGTCGACTCGGGTGCGCAGTACGACCACCCGGACCTTGTCGCCAACTACCGCGGCAACAACGGCGACGGCACGTTCACGAACGACTACAACTTCTACGACGCGACCGACACCTGCGCCACCACCAGCACACCGTGCGACGACAACGGCCACGGCACCCACACGATGGGCACGATGGTCGGCAAGAACGGCATCGGTGTCGCGCCGAAGGCGAAGTGGATGGCCGCCAAGGCATGCGCGGGACCGAAGGGCGAGTGCCTCGACGAGGACACGCTCGCCGCCGGTCAGTGGATCCTGGCGCCGACGGACCACAACGGTCAGAATCCGCGGCCGGACCTCGCCCCGAACATCGTCAACAACTCGTGGGGTGGCGGCGTCACGACGTTCTACCAGGACATCGTCCAGGCGTGGAACGCCGCGGGCATCTTCGAGGCGTTCGCGGCCGGCAACAACGGTGACGGCAAGACCTGCTCCACCACTCGCGCGCCCGGCGCGCAGGACACGTCGTACGGCGTCGGCGCGTACAACAACGCCGACGCGATCGCGAACTTCTCCGGCTTCGGGCCCTCCCCCGTGGACGGCTCGGCCAAGCCGAACATCTCGGCGCCGGGCGAGGACATCACCTCGGCGTGGCCGACCGACTCCTACAACACCATCGACGGTACGTCGATGGCGACGCCGCACGTCGCCGGCTCGGTGGCGCTGCTGTGGTCGGCCGCCCCCGAGCTGGTCGGCAAGATCGACGAGACCCGCCGGCTCCTGAACGAGGGCGCCCGCGACGTCGACGACACGCACTGCGGCGGCACCGCCGGCATGAACAACGTCTGGGGCGAGGGCAAGCTCGACATCCTCGCGTCCGTCGACGCCGCCCCGCACACCGCCGTGCACGTGTCCGGCACCGTGACGGACAAGGACACCGGCAAGGCCCTGAACAACATCACCGTCACGGCCTCGAACGCCACCACCGGCACCCGTACGGCCACCACCGGCACCGACGGCTCCTACCGTCTGACGCTGCCCCCGGGCACGTACGACTTCACGCTGACGGGCTACGGCTACCAGCCGAAGACCCTCTCGGGCGTGGAGCTGACCACCGGCTCGCCGCTCACCCAGGACGTCGCGCTGAGCGCCGCCCCGTCGCACGCCGTCACCGGCACCGTCCTCGACGTCACCGGCAAGGCTCTCGCCGGGGCGACCATCGAGCTCAACGGCACCCCGCTGCAGGCGGTCACCTCCGGCTCCGACGGCACGTTCACGCTGCCGAAGGTCGCCGAGGGCACGTACTCGCTGCACGTGAAGCCCGCCGAGCCGATTCTGTGCAACGGCACCTCCACCGGTTCGCTGACCGTCGACGGCGACGAGAACCGCACTGTCCGGCTCCCGGCCCGCACCGACGCCTCGGGCAACAGCTGCGCCCCGGCCTCCTACTCCTGGATCTCCGGCTCCAGCAAGGTCGCCCTGAGTGGTGACGAGGACGCCAAGACCATCTCGCTGCCCTTCCCGGTCTCCCTGTACGGGGTGAAGTACTCCAGCGCCGCGGTCACCACCGACGGTCTGATCAACTTCCTCTCGCCGCGCATCGGCGACTACGCCAACGAGGCGCTGCCGAGCGCGACCGAGCCGAACGGCATCGTCACCCCGCTCTGGGACGACCTGGCCCTCGACAAGAAGTCCAGCGTGCAGACGGCCACCACCGGCACCGCCGGCAGCCGTAAGTTCGCCGTCGTCTGGAACAACGTCCTGTTCAGCGGGACCACGGACCGCGCCACCTTCGAGGCCGTCTTCGACGAGGCCACCGGCGCGATCACCTTCCAGTACCAGTCCGTCGCGGGCAAGGGGTCCTCGGCCACGGTCGGCATCGAGAACCAGGCCGGCAGCGACGCCCTCCAGTACTCGTACAACCAGGCCGTGCTGAGCGCCGGTTCGGCGATCCGCATCGCGCAGGGAGCCAAGTGA
- a CDS encoding ATP-binding protein, with the protein MKLLAVVPDHQLHREQAMDICWPDADQQSATGSLRVALHAARRALEPELAPRAASSYLISDGAMLRLDPATVWIDADQAEAAATDALASGDPDRLAAALNEFAGELLPEDRYATWAQPRRDRLAGLREELLLGLAVAHLERGAAQEAVAVAEQILTASPAEEAAHQILIDAYIRQGLRRRAVRQYHVCREALDAELGVRPSPDTEELHRAALAAEPAPLPSAPSLPAPLRAPVASPLRGRDNVLRRLLATDGPPVRLLAGEAGIGKTRLVGEAARQAAGSGAAVLWGGGHDAEGHTPYGAFAEALDGWLAERDAGERARVGAEHPELAAFLPSLGRSGGGGGRSPEEERDRLFRATAALLGELASVQPVLVVLDDLHAADTGSFQLLSHLARRTAATGAPLRFLVTWREEELPDGDPRRAGLTSLVRHRLAVREELARLDREACLAVARDVGGAGDRVWELSLGNPLFAVELARTPAEGDAPDGVRELVAERLGRLDPDTRRVVEALSAAGSEAALSELLDVAAHGLRPALDGASAADALERAIGASLVEERQVVVDGRPESGLAFRHPLVRLTCYDQLTAVRRRQLHAAFAQAVLRRRPDAVDALASHFARADDPRAAEYLRRAAERAAALYANDTADRYYRDLVARLDVDAARARLAHAQVLRRMGHFGQAAQALRAALAEFQRRGDHDDTVLAAAQLAETLVKTRSPEAALAVLRDHPPTARTAPEPTATHHLARAVTDFVRGRYDAGSAAARAALDAARRVAGAAGHGLVARAYAQQAGNLGLAGRFGEAREAADRALAPAEAYGDPTLLGGVLSTLRENARRGGRLREAVGSGRRALALAEQSGDPTAAAFERANLAELHLLLEEFEQAREFAEAAVAGSEPDSAWCLPYALAALARVLLRDGPAADLTSLLDRAERAAAAHDDRQARFEVRTARAELALHAGRPAEVRDALGDAVAPTLQAWADLLAGDREAALRGAAAEVARTRGTGERLAEVEARVVLAAASEGPEAEAALAEAERVATALPYPAGLRRVAELRRGLRGG; encoded by the coding sequence GTGAAGCTGCTCGCCGTGGTGCCGGACCACCAGCTCCACCGCGAGCAGGCCATGGACATCTGCTGGCCGGACGCCGACCAGCAGTCGGCGACCGGCTCGCTGCGCGTCGCCCTGCACGCCGCGCGCCGCGCCCTGGAACCCGAACTCGCGCCGCGCGCCGCGTCGTCCTACCTGATATCCGACGGGGCGATGCTGCGGCTCGATCCGGCGACGGTGTGGATCGACGCCGACCAGGCGGAGGCCGCGGCGACCGACGCGCTGGCCTCCGGTGACCCGGACCGCCTCGCCGCCGCCCTGAACGAGTTCGCCGGGGAACTGCTCCCCGAGGACCGGTACGCGACCTGGGCGCAGCCGCGCCGCGACCGGCTCGCCGGGCTGCGTGAGGAACTGCTGCTCGGGCTCGCCGTCGCCCACCTGGAGCGTGGCGCGGCGCAGGAGGCCGTGGCCGTGGCCGAGCAGATCCTGACGGCCAGCCCCGCCGAGGAGGCCGCCCACCAGATCCTCATCGACGCGTACATACGCCAGGGGCTGCGGCGGCGCGCGGTGCGGCAGTACCACGTGTGCCGGGAGGCGCTGGACGCCGAGCTGGGCGTGCGGCCGAGTCCCGACACGGAGGAACTGCACCGGGCGGCGCTCGCGGCGGAACCCGCTCCGCTCCCCTCGGCGCCCTCGCTTCCCGCACCGCTGCGGGCCCCCGTGGCGTCCCCGCTCCGTGGCCGTGACAACGTTCTGCGCCGGCTGCTCGCGACGGACGGGCCCCCGGTCAGGCTGCTCGCGGGCGAGGCGGGCATCGGCAAGACGCGCCTGGTCGGCGAGGCCGCGCGGCAGGCGGCCGGGTCAGGGGCGGCCGTGCTGTGGGGCGGCGGGCACGACGCCGAGGGACACACACCGTACGGGGCGTTCGCGGAGGCCCTCGACGGCTGGCTGGCCGAACGGGACGCGGGCGAGCGGGCCAGGGTCGGTGCCGAGCATCCCGAACTGGCCGCGTTCCTGCCGTCGTTGGGGCGCTCCGGCGGAGGCGGCGGGCGCAGCCCGGAGGAGGAGCGGGACCGGCTGTTCCGCGCCACGGCCGCGCTGCTCGGCGAACTGGCGTCCGTCCAGCCCGTGCTGGTGGTCCTGGACGATCTGCACGCGGCCGACACGGGCTCCTTCCAACTGCTCAGCCATCTGGCGCGACGGACCGCGGCCACGGGGGCCCCGCTGCGGTTCCTCGTGACATGGCGCGAGGAGGAACTCCCCGACGGCGATCCGCGCCGCGCGGGCCTGACCTCACTGGTCCGGCACCGGCTCGCCGTGCGGGAGGAGTTGGCGCGGCTGGACCGGGAGGCGTGCCTCGCCGTCGCCCGGGACGTCGGCGGCGCCGGGGACCGGGTGTGGGAGCTGTCCCTCGGCAATCCGCTGTTCGCCGTGGAGCTGGCCCGCACCCCGGCCGAGGGCGACGCCCCCGACGGCGTACGGGAGTTGGTGGCCGAGCGGCTCGGGCGGCTCGATCCGGACACGCGGCGGGTCGTCGAGGCGCTGTCCGCCGCCGGCAGCGAGGCCGCCCTGTCCGAGCTGCTCGACGTCGCCGCGCACGGGCTGCGGCCCGCCCTCGACGGAGCCTCGGCCGCCGACGCCCTGGAACGGGCCATCGGCGCCTCACTCGTGGAGGAACGGCAGGTCGTCGTCGACGGACGCCCCGAGTCCGGGCTCGCCTTCCGGCATCCGCTGGTCCGCCTCACCTGCTACGACCAGCTCACCGCCGTACGCCGCAGGCAGCTGCACGCCGCGTTCGCGCAGGCCGTGCTGCGCCGCCGCCCCGACGCCGTGGACGCGCTCGCCTCGCACTTCGCGCGCGCCGACGACCCGCGGGCCGCCGAGTATCTGCGCCGGGCCGCCGAACGCGCCGCCGCCCTCTACGCCAACGACACCGCCGACCGCTACTACCGCGACCTGGTCGCCCGGCTCGACGTGGACGCGGCGCGCGCCCGGCTCGCGCACGCCCAGGTCCTGCGCCGGATGGGCCACTTCGGGCAGGCGGCGCAGGCGCTCCGCGCGGCGCTGGCCGAGTTCCAGCGGCGCGGCGATCACGACGACACCGTGCTCGCGGCGGCGCAGCTCGCCGAGACGCTCGTCAAGACGCGCTCCCCGGAAGCCGCCCTCGCCGTGCTGCGCGACCACCCGCCCACCGCGCGGACCGCGCCCGAGCCGACCGCCACCCACCATCTCGCCCGCGCGGTCACCGACTTCGTGCGCGGCCGGTACGACGCGGGCAGCGCGGCCGCCCGCGCCGCGCTCGACGCGGCGCGGCGGGTCGCCGGTGCGGCGGGGCACGGCCTGGTGGCGCGCGCGTACGCCCAGCAGGCGGGCAACCTCGGGCTCGCGGGCCGGTTCGGCGAGGCCAGGGAAGCGGCCGACCGAGCCCTCGCCCCGGCCGAGGCGTACGGGGACCCGACGCTGCTCGGCGGCGTCCTGTCGACGCTGCGGGAGAACGCGCGGCGCGGCGGCCGGCTGCGCGAGGCCGTCGGCTCCGGGCGGCGCGCCCTGGCCCTCGCCGAACAGTCCGGTGACCCCACGGCCGCCGCGTTCGAGCGGGCCAACCTGGCCGAACTCCATCTGCTCCTGGAGGAGTTCGAGCAGGCGCGGGAGTTCGCCGAGGCGGCGGTGGCGGGCTCCGAGCCGGACAGCGCGTGGTGCCTGCCGTACGCGCTGGCCGCGCTGGCGCGGGTCCTGCTGCGGGACGGCCCCGCGGCGGACCTGACCTCCCTGCTCGACCGCGCGGAGCGGGCCGCCGCCGCGCACGACGACCGGCAGGCCCGCTTCGAGGTCCGCACGGCCCGCGCCGAACTCGCCCTGCACGCGGGCCGCCCCGCGGAGGTGCGGGACGCGCTCGGCGACGCGGTGGCGCCCACGCTCCAGGCCTGGGCGGACCTGCTGGCCGGCGACCGCGAGGCGGCCCTGCGGGGCGCCGCCGCGGAGGTGGCACGGACGCGGGGTACGGGTGAGCGGCTCGCGGAAGTGGAGGCGCGGGTCGTCCTGGCGGCGGCTTCGGAGGGGCCCGAGGCGGAGGCCGCGCTCGCGGAGGCGGAACGGGTGGCGACCGCGCTGCCCTATCCTGCGGGGCTGCGGCGGGTCGCGGAGTTGCGGCGGGGGCTGCGCGGGGGCTGA
- a CDS encoding VCBS repeat-containing protein has protein sequence MRATTSRRALTLASALVAAGLTLTAAPHALADDFSTEATTLSSDAAKTLADNVNVDVYGDQFAAKADDSDESDGSGAASSTEATTAANTPVSFTNKSKMETVRGLAATVPAGSDGSYFTVHSLGNIQLHKADGSTAWARTNASYYTDWQVKPLQVWRTEPYPARIVMGYNAVSPSSPYSDQGYDTADLTGDGTKDIVFSAQVGMSPTPRPFTSPGSSLSTGTFVTVLDGRTGKTVWSKLYSYATNVKVVDGTLLIANAPRLNSNAPATETATLTGIRFSSADGKLTPSSTWTYDAGTAQASWGALESAGSGKVAAVWNLRKSATNAARGRTLVLDTADGTVTWQTDSAFYGRQLRLDASRSRVVALEQADTSDAVQYEIAAYDLADGKRTELDSRVNVLPTALTVGDAASGGGNEIAVSESAYSAGYVVTSSTIRVLDGSDGSTAKWTYTTKRSAENSGNGANTWSLVTKGGLLYAAGQDDTDMGDARNIGGVRYGSLTAFTSGGKVKWRQDGYGSSPFYQQVFSSGGSDYVRTVDQEQNIREYSLGNGGQKSLTPMQGDLYTGKAADFDGDGKKDVVVGGSSHGVWAYSGTSLVSGEPKLLWKATVPGEVHNIATGDVNGDGTKDVAVAADNATAVLDGKTGKVLSTIDGRGAYVRSVTVADVNDDGKAEILVPTDALRVYDASGSQLWSYAAPATAGDVVFSDTVVSDGQVYTQYSGLGAINKSDAVVNGVALNGKGAVQWTADPKAPERAADGKLHGAVLVNGVFASPKIPYADGHAVVYTWIIKADPTTAGDLDTASPRVVTEIRDGRTGELIRQAISGSPWSHGNYFTDDQSNELYQLSFGTMKGYAGEGKEDTYASVIAPLRNAEIVNGPGGRKLFAGSTEAGLAAYDISQLNNGNVFQSSIGSASLMGGHNYIAADLDGDGTDEMISLAYDHFGIHRMAEQLGGGLLSVDDGIHQMSTYKLS, from the coding sequence ATGAGAGCCACCACCTCGCGGCGGGCCCTGACGCTCGCCTCCGCCCTGGTCGCGGCGGGCCTGACGCTGACGGCGGCGCCGCACGCGCTGGCCGACGACTTCTCGACCGAAGCGACGACGCTGAGCAGCGACGCGGCCAAGACCCTCGCCGACAACGTGAACGTCGACGTGTACGGGGACCAGTTCGCGGCCAAGGCCGACGACTCCGACGAATCCGACGGCTCCGGCGCGGCCTCCTCCACCGAGGCCACCACCGCCGCGAACACGCCGGTCTCCTTCACCAACAAGTCCAAGATGGAGACCGTGCGCGGCCTTGCCGCGACCGTCCCGGCCGGTTCCGACGGCAGCTACTTCACCGTGCACAGCCTGGGCAACATCCAGCTGCACAAGGCCGACGGCTCCACCGCCTGGGCGCGCACCAACGCCTCGTACTACACGGACTGGCAGGTCAAGCCGCTGCAGGTCTGGCGAACCGAGCCGTACCCGGCGCGCATCGTGATGGGCTACAACGCGGTCAGCCCGTCCTCGCCCTACTCCGACCAGGGTTACGACACCGCCGACCTGACCGGTGACGGAACGAAGGACATCGTCTTCTCCGCGCAGGTCGGCATGTCGCCGACGCCGCGGCCGTTCACCTCGCCCGGCTCCTCGCTGTCCACCGGCACCTTCGTGACGGTCCTCGACGGCAGGACGGGCAAGACGGTCTGGTCTAAGCTGTACTCGTACGCCACCAACGTCAAGGTCGTCGACGGCACGCTGCTCATCGCCAACGCGCCGCGCCTGAACTCGAACGCGCCCGCGACGGAGACGGCCACCCTCACAGGTATCCGCTTCTCCTCCGCCGACGGCAAGCTGACCCCCTCGTCGACGTGGACCTACGACGCCGGTACGGCCCAGGCCAGCTGGGGCGCCCTGGAGTCCGCCGGCAGCGGCAAGGTCGCCGCGGTCTGGAACCTGCGCAAGTCCGCCACGAACGCCGCGCGCGGCCGCACCCTCGTCCTCGACACGGCCGACGGCACCGTCACGTGGCAGACGGACAGCGCCTTCTACGGCCGCCAGCTGCGTCTGGACGCGTCCCGGAGCCGGGTCGTCGCCCTGGAGCAGGCGGACACCTCCGACGCGGTGCAATACGAGATCGCCGCGTACGACCTGGCCGACGGCAAGCGCACCGAGCTCGACAGCCGCGTCAACGTCCTGCCCACCGCCCTCACGGTCGGTGACGCGGCGTCCGGCGGCGGCAACGAGATCGCGGTCAGCGAGTCCGCATACTCCGCGGGGTACGTTGTCACCTCCAGCACGATCCGGGTCTTGGACGGCTCGGACGGCTCGACGGCCAAGTGGACGTACACCACCAAGCGTTCCGCCGAGAACAGCGGCAACGGCGCCAACACCTGGAGCCTGGTCACCAAGGGCGGTCTGCTCTACGCGGCGGGCCAGGACGACACCGACATGGGCGACGCGCGCAACATCGGAGGTGTGCGCTACGGCTCGCTGACCGCGTTCACCAGCGGTGGCAAGGTCAAGTGGCGCCAGGACGGCTACGGCTCCTCGCCGTTCTACCAGCAGGTGTTCTCCTCCGGCGGCTCCGACTACGTCCGCACCGTCGACCAGGAACAGAACATCCGCGAGTACAGCCTGGGCAACGGGGGACAGAAGAGCCTGACGCCGATGCAGGGCGACCTGTACACCGGCAAGGCCGCCGACTTCGACGGCGACGGCAAGAAGGACGTCGTCGTCGGCGGCTCCTCGCACGGCGTGTGGGCGTACTCCGGCACGTCGCTGGTCAGCGGCGAACCGAAGCTACTGTGGAAGGCCACCGTCCCCGGCGAGGTGCACAACATCGCGACCGGTGACGTGAACGGTGACGGCACCAAGGACGTCGCCGTGGCCGCGGACAACGCCACCGCCGTCCTCGACGGGAAGACTGGCAAGGTCCTCTCGACGATCGACGGCAGGGGCGCCTACGTCCGCTCGGTCACCGTCGCCGACGTGAACGACGACGGCAAGGCCGAGATCCTCGTCCCGACCGACGCGCTGCGCGTGTACGACGCGAGCGGCTCCCAGCTGTGGTCGTACGCCGCGCCGGCCACCGCCGGTGACGTGGTCTTCTCCGACACGGTGGTCTCCGACGGGCAGGTGTACACGCAGTACTCCGGCCTCGGCGCGATCAACAAGTCCGACGCCGTCGTCAACGGGGTCGCCCTGAACGGCAAGGGCGCCGTGCAGTGGACCGCCGACCCGAAGGCCCCGGAGCGCGCGGCCGACGGCAAGCTGCACGGCGCGGTCCTGGTCAACGGCGTCTTCGCCTCGCCGAAGATCCCGTACGCGGACGGCCACGCGGTCGTCTACACCTGGATCATCAAGGCCGACCCGACGACGGCCGGTGACCTCGACACCGCCTCCCCGAGGGTCGTGACCGAGATCCGGGACGGACGCACCGGTGAGCTGATCCGTCAGGCCATCAGCGGCAGCCCCTGGTCGCACGGCAACTACTTCACCGACGACCAGAGCAACGAGCTGTACCAGCTCAGCTTCGGCACGATGAAGGGCTACGCGGGCGAGGGCAAGGAGGACACGTACGCCTCGGTGATCGCGCCGCTGCGCAACGCCGAGATCGTCAACGGCCCGGGCGGCCGCAAACTGTTCGCCGGCAGCACCGAGGCCGGCCTGGCCGCGTACGACATCTCGCAGCTGAACAATGGCAACGTGTTCCAGTCCTCCATCGGCAGCGCCTCGCTCATGGGCGGCCACAACTACATCGCCGCCGACCTCGACGGCGACGGCACCGACGAGATGATCTCGCTCGCCTACGACCACTTCGGCATCCACCGGATGGCCGAGCAGCTGGGCGGCGGCCTTCTCTCCGTCGACGACGGCATCCACCAGATGTCGACGTACAAGCTCTCCTGA
- a CDS encoding MFS transporter has product MSRTWLLRLVIAFSFAQGAVSMARPAVSYRALALGADERAVGVIAGVYALLPLFAAVPLGRRTDHGRCAPLLPLGVVLISGGCALSGLADSLVWMAAWSGVMGLGHLCFVIGAQSIVARQSAPDEQDRNFGHFTIGASLGQLVGPIAAGAVIGGPDMAGTSALALLVSAAVSAVSLTSLWRIESRSTAAGPRAAAPSARVPVHRILRTRGVPGGIFISLAVLSATDILTAYLPVVGEHRGIAPSVVGILLSLRAGATIACRLVMTPLINWLGRALLITTTCLLAAVLCAGIALPVPVWALGVMLVLLGFCLGVGQPLSMTTVVQAAPPDARSTALALRLTGNRLGQVAAPASAGLIAGVAGTAAPFVMLGGLLLAAAGLGARAGRTPRPVEREGHKRHERSTGHERPTGHERSQGHGEPVRPE; this is encoded by the coding sequence ATGAGCCGCACCTGGCTTCTGCGCCTCGTCATCGCCTTCAGCTTCGCGCAGGGGGCGGTGTCGATGGCGCGGCCCGCCGTCTCGTACCGGGCGCTCGCGCTCGGCGCGGACGAGCGGGCCGTCGGTGTGATCGCGGGCGTCTACGCGCTGCTGCCACTGTTCGCCGCGGTTCCGCTGGGGCGGCGGACCGATCACGGGCGATGCGCGCCCCTGCTGCCGCTCGGGGTCGTGCTCATCTCCGGCGGCTGCGCCCTGAGCGGCCTCGCCGACTCCCTCGTGTGGATGGCCGCGTGGAGCGGCGTGATGGGCCTCGGCCACCTCTGCTTCGTCATCGGCGCCCAGTCGATCGTGGCCCGGCAGTCCGCGCCCGACGAACAGGACCGCAACTTCGGCCACTTCACGATCGGTGCCTCGCTCGGCCAGCTCGTCGGCCCCATCGCCGCGGGTGCGGTGATCGGCGGCCCCGACATGGCGGGCACCAGCGCCCTCGCGCTGCTCGTCTCGGCGGCCGTGTCCGCGGTCTCCCTCACCTCGCTCTGGCGCATCGAGTCCCGCTCCACGGCGGCGGGTCCGCGCGCGGCGGCGCCGTCGGCACGGGTCCCCGTCCACCGCATCCTGCGCACCCGCGGCGTCCCCGGCGGCATCTTCATCAGCCTCGCCGTGCTGTCCGCCACGGACATCCTCACGGCGTACCTGCCGGTCGTCGGCGAACACCGCGGCATCGCCCCGTCCGTCGTCGGCATCCTGCTGAGCCTGCGCGCGGGCGCCACGATCGCCTGCCGCCTCGTGATGACCCCGCTCATCAACTGGCTCGGCCGCGCCCTCCTGATCACGACGACCTGCCTGCTGGCGGCGGTGCTCTGCGCGGGCATCGCGCTGCCCGTACCCGTCTGGGCGTTGGGCGTGATGCTGGTGCTGCTCGGCTTCTGCCTGGGGGTGGGCCAGCCGCTGTCGATGACGACGGTCGTGCAGGCGGCGCCGCCGGACGCCCGCTCCACGGCCCTGGCCCTGCGCCTCACCGGCAACCGCCTCGGCCAGGTGGCGGCGCCCGCGTCGGCGGGTCTGATCGCGGGCGTGGCGGGGACGGCGGCGCCGTTCGTGATGCTGGGCGGTCTGCTCCTGGCGGCAGCGGGCCTCGGCGCCCGAGCCGGCCGCACGCCCCGGCCGGTCGAACGCGAGGGGCACAAGAGGCACGAGAGGTCTACGGGGCATGAGAGGCCAACGGGGCACGAGAGGTCTCAGGGGCATGGGGAGCCTGTGAGGCCGGAGTGA